The proteins below come from a single Oerskovia jenensis genomic window:
- the dnaA gene encoding chromosomal replication initiator protein DnaA produces MSNPDENITDVWAQTIAVLEASPDMTPRQIAFIKLAKPLAILDDTVFIAVPHEQTRTYLETRVRDELVSAMAGALGRDVRFGITVDPELAAEPPSPAALTASVPEPAMPVHVEPERERMLPAPVPQRPHAEPTRLNPKYIFETFVIGSSNRFAHAAAVAVAEAPAKAYNPLFIYGQSGLGKTHLLHAIGHYAHNLYPNVRVRYVNSEEFTNDFINSIGEGKAGAFQRRYRDVDVLLIDDIQFLQGKEQTMEEFFHTFNALHNANKQLVITSDLPPKQLNGFEDRLRSRFEWGLITDVQPPDLETRIAILRKKAASERLAVPTDVLSYIGSKISTNIRELEGALIRVTAFANLNRQQVDLALAEIVLKDLITDDDASEITPASVIAQTAAYFGLTIEDLCGSSRSRVLVTARQIAMYLCRELTDLSLPKIGQQFGGRDHTTVMHANRKITEQMAERRSTYNQVTELTSRIKQQHRG; encoded by the coding sequence GTGTCCAACCCCGACGAGAACATCACTGACGTCTGGGCTCAGACCATCGCCGTCCTCGAAGCCAGCCCCGACATGACGCCGCGGCAGATCGCGTTCATCAAGCTGGCCAAGCCCCTCGCGATCCTCGACGACACCGTGTTCATCGCCGTGCCGCACGAGCAGACGCGAACCTACCTGGAGACACGGGTCCGTGACGAGCTCGTCTCCGCGATGGCGGGGGCACTGGGTCGGGACGTCAGGTTCGGGATCACGGTCGATCCCGAGCTCGCGGCGGAACCGCCGTCCCCCGCGGCTCTGACCGCCAGCGTGCCCGAGCCGGCGATGCCGGTCCACGTCGAACCCGAGCGCGAGCGGATGCTCCCGGCTCCGGTTCCTCAACGTCCGCACGCCGAGCCGACCCGCCTGAACCCGAAGTACATCTTCGAGACGTTCGTCATCGGCTCCTCCAACCGCTTCGCCCACGCAGCGGCCGTCGCGGTCGCCGAGGCACCCGCCAAGGCCTACAACCCGCTCTTCATCTATGGGCAGTCCGGCCTGGGCAAGACCCACCTGCTGCACGCGATCGGGCACTACGCGCACAACCTCTACCCCAACGTCCGTGTGCGCTACGTGAACTCCGAGGAGTTCACCAACGACTTCATCAACTCCATCGGTGAGGGCAAGGCCGGCGCGTTCCAGCGCCGCTACCGTGACGTCGACGTCCTCCTCATCGACGACATCCAGTTCCTGCAGGGCAAGGAACAGACGATGGAGGAGTTCTTCCACACGTTCAACGCGTTGCACAACGCCAACAAGCAGCTCGTCATCACGTCGGACCTGCCCCCCAAGCAGCTCAACGGCTTCGAGGACCGACTGCGCAGCCGGTTCGAGTGGGGTCTGATCACCGACGTCCAGCCGCCCGACCTCGAGACCCGCATCGCGATCCTCCGCAAGAAGGCCGCGAGCGAACGTCTCGCCGTCCCGACGGACGTCCTGTCGTACATCGGCTCGAAGATCTCGACGAACATCCGCGAGCTCGAGGGTGCACTCATCCGCGTCACCGCGTTCGCGAACCTCAACCGCCAGCAGGTCGACCTCGCGCTCGCCGAGATCGTCCTCAAGGACCTCATCACGGACGACGACGCCTCGGAGATCACCCCGGCGAGCGTCATCGCACAGACGGCCGCGTACTTCGGGCTGACCATCGAGGACCTGTGCGGCAGCTCGCGCTCCCGCGTCCTCGTGACCGCTCGGCAGATCGCCATGTACCTGTGCCGAGAGCTGACCGACCTCTCCTTGCCCAAGATCGGTCAGCAGTTCGGCGGCCGTGACCACACGACGGTCATGCATGCGAACCGCAAGATCACCGAGCAGATGGCCGAGCGTCGTTCGACGTACAACCAGGTCACCGAGCTGACGAGCAGGATCAAGCAGCAGCACCGGGGCTGA
- the rpmH gene encoding 50S ribosomal protein L34, producing the protein MSKRTFQPNNRRRAKTHGFRLRMRTRAGRAILAARRRKGRAELSA; encoded by the coding sequence GTGAGCAAGCGGACTTTCCAGCCGAACAACCGGCGCCGTGCGAAGACCCACGGTTTCCGGCTGCGTATGCGCACCCGCGCCGGCCGCGCCATCCTGGCAGCCCGTCGTCGCAAGGGCCGCGCCGAGCTCTCTGCCTGA
- the rnpA gene encoding ribonuclease P protein component, translating into MLPAAHRLRRSVDFERAVRRGVRAGRSTVVVHLSQDPGGDEPPQVGFVVSKAVGNAVHRNKVKRRLRAASSAYLDALPPGSLVVVRALPASSGSDYAQLDQDLGSCIKRAVAQWDRRSAHA; encoded by the coding sequence GTGCTACCCGCGGCGCACCGCTTGCGCCGTTCCGTAGATTTCGAACGGGCGGTGCGACGTGGCGTGCGCGCGGGACGATCGACCGTGGTGGTTCATCTCTCCCAAGACCCTGGGGGAGACGAGCCACCACAGGTCGGTTTTGTCGTTTCCAAGGCCGTGGGCAACGCCGTGCATCGGAACAAGGTGAAGCGGCGCCTGCGCGCCGCGTCTTCGGCGTACCTCGATGCACTGCCGCCGGGGAGCCTCGTCGTCGTGAGGGCCCTCCCCGCCTCGTCCGGCAGCGACTACGCCCAGCTCGACCAGGACCTCGGGTCGTGCATCAAGCGTGCCGTTGCCCAGTGGGACCGCCGATCGGCTCACGCATGA
- the yidD gene encoding membrane protein insertion efficiency factor YidD codes for MSSSPGWISRAWRIVRQIPLLVLVGLIRAYQSVISPMTGPTCKYYPSCSQYALVAIRRHGVLRGVRLAVWRLLRCNPWSKGGVDDVPEALRKHSH; via the coding sequence GTGAGCAGCTCGCCAGGCTGGATCTCCCGGGCGTGGCGGATCGTCCGGCAGATCCCGCTGCTCGTGCTGGTAGGGCTCATCAGGGCGTATCAGAGCGTCATCTCGCCGATGACCGGTCCTACCTGCAAGTACTACCCCTCCTGCTCGCAGTACGCGCTCGTCGCGATACGACGGCACGGAGTGCTGCGAGGCGTACGGCTCGCCGTCTGGCGGCTGCTGAGGTGCAATCCCTGGAGCAAGGGCGGCGTCGACGACGTCCCCGAGGCGCTGAGGAAGCACTCGCACTAG
- the yidC gene encoding membrane protein insertase YidC — MDFFAFLAPIEWVVAWIMYLCHQGLVFLGMGDGPGLGWVFSIVGLVIIIRILLIPLFFKQIKASRGMQMLQPEMQAIQKKYKGKSDPASREAMSRETMELYKKHGTNPFASCLPILLQSPIFFALFRVLNGLVPISNGDAKAIGPIDASVASDIESSSLFGAHLSDIFLKTDDMQAKIVIGVLIVAMCATTFFTQRQLTMKNMPKSALEGPMASTQKMMLYVFPFIFAVSGVNFPVGVLVYWTTTNLWSMGQQFYTIRRMPAPGSEAERLLKERKARKAAAKGIVEEAAPVIEQPRGQRQQPKRKDRQKPGTPRVINGTTAPSDKVNDEPADDESDGQATGTGKGSPKPKQPKK, encoded by the coding sequence ATGGACTTCTTCGCGTTCCTCGCGCCGATCGAATGGGTCGTGGCGTGGATCATGTACCTGTGTCACCAGGGGCTCGTGTTCCTGGGCATGGGCGACGGACCGGGGCTCGGATGGGTCTTCTCGATCGTCGGCCTCGTGATCATCATCCGTATCCTCCTGATCCCGCTCTTCTTCAAGCAGATCAAGGCCTCCCGTGGCATGCAGATGCTGCAGCCGGAGATGCAGGCCATCCAGAAGAAGTACAAGGGCAAGTCGGACCCGGCGTCCCGCGAGGCGATGAGCCGCGAGACCATGGAGCTGTACAAGAAGCACGGGACCAACCCGTTCGCCTCGTGCCTGCCGATCCTTCTGCAGTCTCCGATCTTCTTCGCGCTCTTCCGTGTGCTCAACGGCCTGGTGCCGATCTCCAACGGTGATGCCAAGGCCATCGGTCCGATCGACGCGAGCGTCGCGAGCGACATCGAGAGCTCGTCGTTGTTCGGTGCGCACCTCTCGGACATCTTCCTCAAGACCGACGACATGCAGGCCAAGATCGTCATCGGCGTCCTCATCGTCGCGATGTGCGCCACGACCTTCTTCACGCAGCGCCAGCTGACCATGAAGAACATGCCGAAGTCGGCGCTCGAGGGCCCCATGGCTTCGACCCAGAAGATGATGCTCTACGTCTTCCCCTTCATCTTCGCGGTGTCCGGCGTGAACTTCCCCGTCGGTGTCCTCGTCTACTGGACCACGACGAACCTCTGGTCGATGGGCCAGCAGTTCTACACCATCAGGCGCATGCCCGCTCCGGGCTCTGAGGCCGAGCGACTGCTGAAGGAGCGCAAGGCCCGCAAGGCTGCGGCCAAGGGGATCGTCGAGGAGGCGGCTCCGGTCATCGAGCAGCCCCGCGGTCAGCGCCAGCAGCCCAAGCGCAAGGACCGGCAGAAGCCGGGTACGCCTCGCGTCATCAACGGAACGACGGCTCCGTCGGACAAGGTCAACGATGAACCTGCCGACGACGAGTCCGACGGCCAGGCAACGGGGACCGGTAAGGGTTCCCCCAAGCCGAAGCAGCCGAAGAAGTAG
- a CDS encoding Jag family protein: MSSTDAPAAEDHAPDEMTRLEEEGEVAADYLEEFLDIADLDGDIDIDIDHGRAALEIVADEPASLRHLVGKEGEVLDALQELTRLAVQARTGERSRLMLDIAGFRAQRKVELTDLATKAIATVRESGTELSMEPLNAFERKVVHDVVAAAGLTSDSRGTDPDRYVVIRPADAT, translated from the coding sequence ATGTCGTCGACCGACGCACCTGCTGCCGAAGACCACGCACCCGACGAGATGACGCGCCTCGAAGAGGAAGGTGAGGTCGCGGCGGATTACCTCGAGGAGTTCCTCGACATCGCTGACCTTGACGGCGACATCGACATCGACATCGACCATGGTCGTGCAGCGCTCGAGATCGTCGCTGACGAGCCCGCGTCGCTCCGTCACCTGGTGGGCAAGGAGGGCGAGGTCCTCGACGCTCTCCAGGAGCTGACGCGACTTGCCGTGCAGGCGCGGACGGGGGAGCGGAGCCGGCTCATGCTCGACATCGCGGGCTTCCGGGCGCAGCGCAAGGTGGAGCTGACCGATCTCGCGACCAAGGCGATCGCGACGGTGCGGGAATCGGGTACCGAGCTCTCGATGGAGCCGCTCAACGCGTTCGAGCGCAAGGTGGTCCACGATGTCGTCGCCGCCGCTGGGCTCACGAGCGATTCTCGGGGGACCGATCCGGACCGCTACGTCGTGATCCGTCCCGCTGACGCCACCTGA
- the rsmG gene encoding 16S rRNA (guanine(527)-N(7))-methyltransferase RsmG, producing MTHEMSDAVEGHVSRETLADSPEVQAYFGAAYPLVARFAEMLHDQGELRGLIGPREVSRIWERHILNSAALVQFLPQTGSIADIGSGAGLPGIVIAAMRPEARVLLIEPMERRCAWLTEVVAELGLSNVEVLRGRAEEYHGAFQCEAVTSRAVAALEKLARMSLPLVERGGEMVVLKGRNVMQEIEPARKVLRKYKTEEPEVLEASSVDGVEPTTVLRIRRTPAQL from the coding sequence ATGACCCACGAGATGAGCGACGCCGTCGAAGGCCATGTTTCACGTGAAACACTCGCCGACTCTCCAGAAGTTCAGGCGTACTTCGGCGCGGCGTACCCGCTCGTCGCCCGCTTCGCAGAGATGCTGCACGATCAAGGCGAGCTGCGCGGATTGATCGGCCCACGAGAGGTCTCGCGCATCTGGGAGCGGCATATCCTCAACTCGGCAGCGCTGGTCCAGTTCCTCCCCCAGACGGGCTCGATCGCCGACATCGGCTCCGGCGCAGGACTTCCAGGCATCGTCATCGCCGCCATGCGCCCTGAGGCTCGGGTCCTTCTGATCGAACCGATGGAGCGTCGGTGTGCCTGGTTGACCGAGGTCGTCGCGGAGCTGGGTCTGTCCAACGTGGAGGTCCTGCGCGGACGCGCCGAGGAGTATCACGGGGCATTCCAATGTGAGGCGGTGACGTCGCGCGCGGTCGCCGCGCTGGAGAAGCTGGCCCGCATGTCTCTGCCGTTGGTAGAGCGCGGTGGGGAGATGGTCGTCCTCAAGGGGCGCAACGTGATGCAAGAGATCGAGCCGGCGCGGAAGGTGCTCCGCAAGTACAAGACGGAAGAGCCTGAGGTTCTCGAAGCGTCCAGTGTCGATGGGGTCGAGCCGACGACGGTGCTCCGGATCCGGCGCACGCCGGCTCAGCTCTGA
- a CDS encoding ParA family protein, with amino-acid sequence MASLPEMDDDTPLAAQLTIDARRRIDLQGRRFPRPASTRVITIANQKGGVGKTTTTVNLAAGLAQAGLNVLVIDNDPQGNASTALGVEHRAGTPSVYEVLVDGAPLSSAVQQCPDLPTLWCVPATIDLSGAEIELVSLVSRETRLRKAVDDFLEERVAQGLAPIDYVLVDCPPSLGLLTVNAFVVGREVLIPIQCEYYALEGLSQLLKTIELIKAHLNPRLHVSTILLTMYDGRTNLAQQVASEVREHFPEQTLKTSIPRSVRISEAPSHGQSVITYDPSSTGALAYLEAAREVADRGRPEPLPVQPVDGASRNVSRQNYLAERWAVLPSYQEDAR; translated from the coding sequence ATGGCGAGCCTCCCTGAGATGGATGACGACACCCCTCTTGCGGCGCAGCTCACCATCGATGCTCGTCGACGGATCGATCTGCAGGGACGACGATTCCCTCGTCCGGCATCGACCCGAGTCATCACCATCGCCAACCAGAAGGGCGGGGTGGGTAAGACCACGACGACCGTCAACCTGGCGGCCGGTCTCGCGCAGGCCGGGCTCAACGTGCTGGTGATCGACAACGATCCGCAGGGGAATGCCTCCACGGCCCTCGGGGTCGAGCACCGAGCCGGGACCCCCTCGGTCTACGAGGTGCTCGTCGATGGCGCCCCCTTGTCCTCGGCGGTTCAGCAGTGCCCGGATCTCCCGACGCTGTGGTGCGTGCCCGCGACGATCGACCTGTCGGGCGCCGAGATCGAGCTCGTCTCGTTGGTTTCACGTGAAACACGGCTGAGAAAGGCTGTCGACGACTTCCTCGAGGAGAGAGTCGCGCAGGGTCTCGCACCGATCGACTACGTTCTCGTGGACTGCCCACCGAGCCTTGGTCTGTTGACCGTGAACGCCTTCGTGGTCGGCCGTGAAGTGCTGATCCCTATTCAGTGCGAGTACTACGCGCTCGAAGGGCTCAGCCAGCTCCTGAAGACGATCGAGCTCATCAAGGCGCACCTCAACCCTCGTCTGCATGTGTCGACGATCCTGCTCACGATGTACGACGGGCGCACCAACCTGGCGCAACAGGTCGCGTCCGAGGTGCGTGAGCACTTCCCCGAGCAGACCCTCAAGACGTCGATCCCTCGTTCGGTGAGGATCTCGGAGGCGCCGAGTCACGGCCAGAGCGTCATCACGTACGATCCGAGCTCGACCGGAGCGCTCGCGTATCTCGAAGCGGCCCGTGAGGTTGCCGATCGGGGCCGCCCCGAACCCTTGCCTGTCCAACCCGTCGACGGAGCATCTCGCAACGTCTCACGGCAGAACTACCTCGCCGAGCGATGGGCAGTGCTGCCTAGCTACCAGGAGGATGCACGATGA
- a CDS encoding ParB/RepB/Spo0J family partition protein codes for MSEKRRGLGRGLGALIPTSPERERPVDVFFPSAPRPADVAENANRDSGGVGADAPNTTVLTIERIDADSPASLGGADEEELAALTAAGDGSATGSIDAPLSDAPTAESSTVGVAASDAHPDGDVPRETRPVDTSGEVAQDSSSELVPVPGATFAELPVGLIRANSRQPRTVFDEGELDELVGSIREIGVLQPIVVRRDPENPGAYELIMGERRWRATQAAGLTVIPAIIRETDDADLLRDALLENLHRSALNPLEEAAAYRQLLDDFGCTHEELGTRISRSRSQISNTLRLLRLPPLVQRRVAAGVLSAGHARALLGLTDGAEIERLAQRIVSEGLSVRATEEIVALGGLDSKRPVERTPRPGQRSAAIDDLASRLSDRFETRVKVDLGKNKGRLTVEFASVEDLNRILDLMAPQDPGLLRQ; via the coding sequence ATGAGTGAGAAGCGCCGTGGGCTCGGTCGTGGTCTTGGAGCATTGATTCCGACCAGTCCTGAGCGTGAGCGTCCGGTGGACGTGTTCTTCCCCTCCGCCCCGCGTCCGGCGGACGTCGCCGAGAACGCGAACCGGGACTCGGGGGGAGTGGGCGCAGATGCGCCCAACACGACAGTGCTGACGATCGAGCGTATCGACGCTGATTCCCCGGCATCTCTCGGGGGTGCTGATGAGGAGGAGCTCGCCGCGCTCACCGCGGCCGGTGACGGTTCTGCGACAGGGAGCATCGACGCTCCTTTGTCCGACGCCCCGACGGCCGAGAGCTCGACCGTCGGTGTCGCAGCGAGCGACGCGCACCCCGATGGCGATGTTCCACGTGAAACGCGCCCGGTCGACACGTCGGGAGAGGTTGCACAGGATTCCTCGTCCGAGCTGGTGCCGGTTCCTGGTGCGACGTTCGCGGAGCTCCCGGTCGGGCTCATCCGGGCGAACTCGCGGCAGCCACGCACGGTCTTCGACGAGGGGGAGCTCGATGAGCTCGTCGGCTCCATCCGGGAGATCGGCGTCCTGCAGCCCATCGTCGTGCGTCGTGACCCGGAGAACCCCGGAGCGTACGAGCTGATCATGGGTGAGCGGCGGTGGAGGGCGACGCAGGCAGCCGGCCTGACGGTCATCCCCGCCATCATTCGCGAGACGGACGACGCGGACCTTCTGCGCGACGCGCTCCTCGAGAACCTCCACCGCAGCGCACTGAACCCGTTGGAAGAGGCTGCGGCGTATCGCCAGCTTCTCGACGACTTCGGTTGCACGCACGAGGAGCTCGGGACGCGCATCTCCCGGAGCCGGTCGCAGATCTCGAACACTCTCCGCCTGCTTCGTCTTCCTCCGCTGGTGCAACGCCGCGTCGCGGCCGGCGTCCTGTCGGCAGGGCACGCCCGCGCACTGCTCGGGCTCACGGACGGCGCAGAGATCGAGCGGCTCGCCCAGAGGATCGTCTCAGAGGGGCTCTCGGTGCGTGCCACCGAGGAGATCGTCGCCCTGGGTGGACTGGACTCCAAGCGACCCGTCGAACGCACGCCGCGGCCCGGTCAGCGCAGTGCTGCCATCGATGATCTGGCCTCGCGACTCTCAGACCGTTTCGAGACGCGCGTGAAGGTGGACCTCGGGAAGAACAAGGGACGTCTGACGGTGGAGTTCGCGTCCGTCGAGGACCTCAACAGGATCCTGGACCTGATGGCCCCCCAGGACCCGGGGTTGCTGCGCCAGTAG
- a CDS encoding D-alanine--D-alanine ligase family protein, which produces MSATPAPASTLLNIERTKTVGTAAESQIVTEDVAEVSPADHRAPEDRNPGHTGQRPVERVVVLAGGLSHERDVSLRSGRRVADALRGAGIEVAVHDVDASLLPFLAQEQPDVVWPLLHGASGEDGSIRDVLELLSLDYVGTGPRASRAAWNKPIAKNVVLGAGLSTPDYVTLPQSLFRELGAQPVLDAVVGRLGLPLVVKPTRGGSALGVTLVRRAEDLPRAMVDCFSYGDIALIERAVEGTEIAVSVVDGPNGPEALPAVEIVTDGTYDYDARYNPGRTSYYAPARLAPDVASRVEDMAVRAHLALGLRDLSRSDLIVDTEGQPHFLEVNVAPGMTETSLFPQAVQAAGRDLGDLYRAIVTSSAARQSTSR; this is translated from the coding sequence ATGAGCGCCACCCCTGCCCCCGCGAGCACCTTGCTGAACATCGAGAGGACCAAGACCGTGGGTACCGCTGCGGAATCACAGATCGTCACCGAGGACGTCGCCGAAGTCTCTCCGGCCGACCACCGAGCACCGGAGGACAGGAACCCCGGGCACACCGGGCAGCGCCCGGTCGAGCGCGTCGTGGTCCTCGCAGGTGGGTTGTCCCACGAGCGCGACGTCTCCCTCCGCTCGGGCCGGCGCGTGGCCGACGCCCTCCGAGGGGCGGGCATCGAGGTGGCGGTCCACGACGTCGACGCGTCCCTCCTTCCCTTCCTCGCCCAGGAGCAGCCCGATGTCGTCTGGCCGCTCCTCCACGGCGCGAGCGGTGAGGACGGTTCGATCCGAGACGTCTTGGAGCTCCTCTCGCTCGACTACGTGGGGACCGGCCCGCGGGCATCCCGTGCCGCCTGGAACAAGCCCATCGCCAAGAACGTCGTCCTGGGTGCGGGTCTCTCCACTCCGGACTACGTGACCCTCCCCCAGAGCCTCTTCCGGGAGCTCGGTGCACAGCCGGTGCTCGACGCCGTCGTCGGTCGCCTGGGCCTTCCCCTGGTCGTCAAGCCGACCCGTGGAGGTTCAGCACTGGGGGTCACGCTGGTCCGTCGTGCCGAGGACCTTCCGCGAGCGATGGTCGACTGCTTCTCCTACGGCGACATCGCCCTCATCGAACGCGCGGTCGAAGGCACGGAGATCGCCGTGAGCGTCGTGGACGGCCCCAACGGGCCCGAGGCCCTCCCGGCCGTCGAGATCGTCACCGACGGCACCTACGACTACGACGCCCGGTACAACCCGGGACGCACGAGCTACTACGCCCCCGCCCGGCTTGCTCCCGACGTCGCGTCGCGTGTGGAAGACATGGCGGTCCGTGCACATCTGGCTCTCGGCCTCCGGGATCTCTCCCGCTCCGACCTCATCGTCGACACCGAGGGGCAGCCCCACTTCCTCGAGGTCAACGTCGCTCCCGGTATGACCGAGACCTCGCTCTTCCCGCAGGCCGTCCAGGCTGCGGGAAGGGACCTCGGCGACCTCTACCGGGCGATCGTCACGAGCAGCGCGGCACGGCAGAGCACCTCACGCTGA
- a CDS encoding aminotransferase-like domain-containing protein, with amino-acid sequence MSTTPTHPAQPAASGGTRLDPWFGAYAERAHGMRASEIRALFAVANRPEVVSLAGGMPYLEGLPLDVIADAMQKLVATRGTTALQYGSGQGDESLREKIVDVVRLEGIDCHPDDVVVTTGSQQALDLVTRIFIDPGDVVVAEAPSYVGALGVFRSYQADIVHVPLDEHGLVPEALEETLTRLAAEGRRVKLLYTVPNFHNPAGVTLSVERRPRILEIAQRFGVLVIEDNPYGLLGFDGDPLPAMRSLDDQGVLYLGSFSKTFAPGYRVGWVVAPHAVREKLVLASESAILCPSNASQLAIATYLDTCDWQGQIKQFRELYRERRDAMIGALSEHLPSASWNVPNGGFYTWVKLPDGLDARSMLPRAVTARVAYVPGTAFYADGSGADHVRLSYCFPTPERIKEGVRRFAGVVSAERELVDLFGTSGAQDPDLTDVENPGPNLA; translated from the coding sequence GTGAGCACGACACCGACGCACCCCGCTCAGCCCGCCGCCTCGGGCGGCACCCGCCTCGACCCGTGGTTCGGCGCCTACGCCGAGCGAGCCCACGGCATGCGAGCGTCGGAGATTCGCGCCCTGTTCGCGGTCGCGAATCGCCCCGAGGTCGTCTCGCTCGCCGGCGGCATGCCCTACCTCGAGGGACTCCCCCTCGACGTCATCGCAGACGCCATGCAGAAGCTCGTCGCGACGCGTGGCACCACGGCGCTGCAGTACGGCTCCGGCCAGGGGGACGAGTCGCTGCGCGAGAAGATCGTCGACGTCGTCCGTCTCGAGGGCATCGACTGCCACCCCGACGACGTCGTGGTCACCACCGGCTCCCAACAGGCTCTCGACCTCGTGACACGGATCTTCATCGACCCCGGTGACGTCGTCGTGGCGGAGGCGCCGAGCTACGTCGGAGCACTCGGGGTCTTCCGCTCGTACCAGGCCGACATCGTCCACGTTCCCCTCGACGAGCACGGACTCGTCCCCGAGGCCCTCGAGGAGACCCTCACCCGACTGGCCGCCGAGGGCCGTCGGGTCAAGCTCCTCTACACCGTGCCCAACTTCCACAACCCTGCCGGTGTGACGCTCTCCGTCGAGCGCCGGCCCCGCATCCTCGAGATCGCGCAGCGATTCGGCGTCCTCGTGATCGAGGACAACCCGTACGGCCTGCTCGGCTTCGATGGCGACCCGCTCCCCGCGATGCGTTCGCTCGACGACCAGGGCGTCCTCTACCTGGGCTCCTTCTCGAAGACCTTCGCCCCCGGCTACCGGGTGGGGTGGGTCGTCGCACCCCACGCCGTTCGCGAGAAGCTCGTGCTCGCGAGCGAGTCGGCGATCCTGTGCCCGTCGAACGCCTCCCAGCTCGCGATCGCGACCTACCTCGACACCTGCGACTGGCAGGGCCAGATCAAGCAGTTCCGCGAGCTCTACCGCGAACGTCGCGACGCCATGATCGGCGCCCTGTCGGAGCACCTACCGTCCGCGTCGTGGAACGTGCCGAACGGCGGGTTCTACACCTGGGTCAAGCTGCCCGACGGGCTCGACGCACGGTCGATGCTTCCTCGCGCGGTCACGGCACGTGTGGCCTACGTCCCCGGGACGGCGTTCTACGCCGACGGGTCGGGCGCTGATCACGTGCGCCTCTCCTACTGCTTCCCGACGCCGGAGCGCATCAAGGAGGGAGTCCGCCGGTTCGCCGGGGTCGTCTCCGCCGAGCGCGAGCTCGTGGACCTGTTCGGCACCTCCGGAGCCCAGGACCCGGACCTGACCGACGTCGAGAATCCCGGCCCGAACCTCGCATGA
- the trxA gene encoding thioredoxin produces MSNTVKVTDDTFKAEVLESDIPVIVDFWATWCGPCLQIAPILEELAGEYAGKVKIAKLDSDENPAITAAYGVISIPTLNFYSGGELVKSIVGGRPKRILAEEIDALIA; encoded by the coding sequence ATGAGCAACACCGTCAAGGTCACCGACGACACCTTCAAGGCCGAGGTCCTCGAGTCGGACATCCCCGTCATCGTGGACTTCTGGGCCACGTGGTGCGGGCCGTGCCTGCAGATCGCCCCGATCCTCGAAGAGCTGGCCGGGGAGTACGCCGGCAAGGTCAAGATCGCGAAGCTCGACTCCGACGAGAACCCTGCCATCACTGCGGCCTACGGCGTGATCTCGATCCCGACGCTCAACTTCTACTCGGGCGGCGAGCTCGTGAAGTCGATCGTGGGCGGCCGCCCCAAGCGCATCCTCGCCGAGGAGATCGACGCGCTGATCGCCTGA